ttatctttatagtttataTACGTGTTCAAGATGTCCGGCAACCACATTAGTAGACCCGACGATGCCATAAACAAGCCGAACATGAGAAACGACGCCCGAGCTGTATTACCGATCAGGGGATACCGGAACAATGGAACCGTCTGTTCCCAGACATACCGCAGCCCGAGGCTTGACTTGCGTCGCATTTCGTCGGCGAAGGCACTGTCGATCGCATCCAGGCCAATAGATTTCACCGGGAACGTCTGTTCAGTGTCACACCGATTCGTCAGTCGCAGTGAACGATGGAAAAGGGAGAGAACGAAATGTACTAATGAATGAATGTGGCAACATGAATCAGCCGGGGTAGAAAAAAATAGTGCTCGATTTCAGGTAATTGCGCAAGTGCCTCCCATtcaattatcgacgattttcacACCAATTCGTGGCGGTGAGTACCAGTCGATTGTTTTGCGACTAAAGCCTTTTCTATTCCAATAAAGTGAGACAACGgtgaacataaaataaaaaaaagaaacaacgtTCCCTTGTTGTACCATACTTTGTCGACCCCACGTGAACTTACATATTCGGGTTCCCTGCGATTCCAACAGTACATCTTTTTCAAAATCTGCAACACTTTCTCGTTATCATTGTTGTGAGTGAGAAGAAATTTACCGCTTTCGGGAAGGTATAGCATTCCACAGATAATGAGAATACTTGCGAAGGAACTCAGAAGCAGATAGACACGCCAAAGACTATATCGTATTCCTAGAAGTCCTATATACAGGTTTAAACTATGATTAGTATCCAGCGGAATGACGAACCAAGCCGTCAACGGTAGGTAGATCAAACCGAAAGCCATAAACATGGCTGCCCAAGCTATCACTGCAGCACGAGATTTGTCCGTATGGAATTCCGCCAGATATGCGTAGGATGTCGCAGCGTTACCTGAAATACTAGAAAAAATGTGAGCTCGGTCAGATTTCCTAGATAATTTATACTCACAAAAATCCAACACCAAATCGCATAACGATCAACATCCAGACGTGCCCAGAAAAACTGGACACGATCGACAACAGTAAGCTACAGCTAGTGGCCAGCAGGATCACCTTCCGACGACCCCACGTATCGGACAGGAAACCCCAGAGATGGGAACTCGCCACGACACCACAGAACGCTGCCCCATTCAGTATACCTTTGTCGGAGAAGCTCAACCCTAGATCGCATTCTGCTGCGGAGATTATGTATCCCATGTTGA
This genomic window from Malaya genurostris strain Urasoe2022 chromosome 1, Malgen_1.1, whole genome shotgun sequence contains:
- the LOC131426033 gene encoding synaptic vesicle glycoprotein 2C; protein product: MADECNNNTGVDGRDLKLTLPDPQPVEHQHNHQSSVASCDSKVRTYTYNEALELVGTGRFHTLLLFVCGFCLMSVINETLNMGYIISAAECDLGLSFSDKGILNGAAFCGVVASSHLWGFLSDTWGRRKVILLATSCSLLLSIVSSFSGHVWMLIVMRFGVGFFISGNAATSYAYLAEFHTDKSRAAVIAWAAMFMAFGLIYLPLTAWFVIPLDTNHSLNLYIGLLGIRYSLWRVYLLLSSFASILIICGMLYLPESGKFLLTHNNDNEKVLQILKKMYCWNRREPEYTFPVKSIGLDAIDSAFADEMRRKSSLGLRYVWEQTVPLFRYPLIGNTARASFLMFGLFMASSGLLMWLPDILNTYINYKDNKFTICEVVNIIHRNRTERLDAGGSDHCHVTINSSIFMISTIMGILFLLSYILNGAIINRVGKKLLLNSWYVACGLCGIGALWTSDFYLTLSMIVVFLAVGCCGSVLSAISVDLFPTNYRAMALCLILMTGRLGAMVGSNLVGFLLTYNCDLIFVLLGGLQIVCALIGTTLPGK